In Camelus bactrianus isolate YW-2024 breed Bactrian camel chromosome 5, ASM4877302v1, whole genome shotgun sequence, the DNA window CCGGGGGCTGCgggctggggctgcagtgggGTGCCTCCGCTTCTGGTGGAGCCtcagggcagcagcagcaggagcactGAACGGGCAGAGGCCACAGTGCAGCTCTCCAGACGGCTCAAGGGGGCAGCCCCGGGTCTGGTGAGTCCTCAGAGCCCGCTCCTGCTGGCAGCTAAAGGGGCACGTGGGGCAGGAGAAGCGAGCCCCCTTCTGCTTTGGAACCAGAGCTGTATCTCCATCACCAGGGCCACACTCTGTATCTCCACTGCTTAGGGGAGCAGAGTCCCTGCTGCTTAGCGGGGACACAACAGGCTGGGTCTGGGAGGCTCCTTGCTTTCCTCCCCAACCACGGCCACCCCGGCAGCCTTCAGCCACATGAGAGGTAATGGAGGAGAGCCGAGAACAAAGGAACATGCAGGAGTTGCAGTGAAATTTGCCCTGCTCAAAGCGGAACTTCTCAGGGGCCTCTGTGGGTGAGGAGTTTACTGCAGGAAGGGCTGTGGAGCCAGAGAGAGTGGCACGAGGCTCTTCTGTCTTTTCTGGCTCTCCAGGAAGCTCAGAAGGAGAATCTTTTGCGAGCAAAACCTCTACTTCTAATGGTGCAGGTGGAGGCTTCCCACCTTCTGCATCCTCTGAGGCCTGGGTGTCTGAGGGCAGAGGATTCAGAGGGATGGGTGAATCTGGTCTGGGCAAGCCCTTGTTCTTTCTGAGCAGAACAGGGCACTTCTTCAGCAGGTGGGTGCTGAGGCCACGCTGTTGCTTGAAGTTGGCCCCACACTCAGGACACAGCAGGGGCTCTCGGCGGCCCTGGCACCCAGTCCTGGAGTGCAGATTCAGGGCCTTCTCCCGGCGGGTGATGAAAGGGCAGTGTGGGCAGCGGAAAGCCCGCCCCTCTCCCTGTATCACTACCATCTGAACCCGCCCCTCCAACACCAGCGCCTCTGCCTGTTCTTTGTCCTGCCTCCTTAGGGCCTTGAGTAATGACTCTGATTCAGGGAACTGGGGCAGGGGTGCTGTCTCAGTGGGTGGAGTTGCCTTCAAGGTTCCCACCCAGCTGTTAGGGGGCTCCTCTGAGGAAGGAGGATTTCTAGGGGGCTCAGAGACTGGCTTTTCCAGAATGGGCTCTTCTTCAACACTCATGCCAGAAGTTCCAGCACTTTCAAAGGTAGACAACTCTGTCAAAGTTCCATCTGGCCCTTCTAGGCTCAGGGGCCCAGAGGGATCCAGGGGCCTGAACTCCACAGGGGCAGTTTCAGTGATCTCCTCAAGGGGTGGGTCGGCCACAGGTTCCAGCTCCACTCCCAGGGCCTCTAAGTGTAGTGTGCAGCTGCCTTCATCCACCGCCGCTGGACTGGGGCTGCCAACCAGGTCATCCCCTTGGGAAACCTCATTGCTGTCCTGTCTCCTGGCACTGTCTTCCTCGCTGACCTCTGGCAGGGCCTGGTCCAAGGTGGGGTCCACCACAGTCCCAGGGTCATGGTCTGGCCCCTCAGGCTGGGCAGACAGCTGTCTTGACCGCTCTGAGTCTGGTGAGGGTGTTGGGCACTGTGTGGCCTCCTCTGGCTCCTGGCTGGCACAGCGGAGCTGCCAGACCTGGTCCCCAGGCACATAACCATGGACCTTGCGCTTGTGGAAGAAGAGGGTGGTGTTGCTGAAGGTGCGGTAGTCACAGAGGGCGCAGCGGAACTCGCGGAGGCGGGTATGCTTACAGTTCTCGTGGCTCAGCAGCGCCTGCTTGTGGCGGCTCTGGTAGCTGCAGTAGCGGCAGGGGTAGAGCGGGGCTGGCGTTCCGGGGTGGTGCTGGGAAGCCATGTGCTTCTGCAGCTCATACTTCCGCTTGCAAGCAAAGGCACACACTTCACACATCAGGGACTTGCCCTGGTGCCGCAGCTTGTGGCTACTCAGCTGATCAGCCCGGTGGCAGCGATAAGAGCACTGGTTGCACTGGTATCTGGTTAGGAGGGAAGGTCACAACTGTATATCAGTCACAGCAACTACCAgtcactaaataaatacatactatgGGCCAGGCTCTACACTCAATATTGCACATGCATTATCTAATTTGTCTTTTCCACTACCCTATGAAATAGGTATCTCTATTTCTTAAGTGAGGAGACCAAAGCACAAAAGTTAATAACGCCAAGCAGAGACTTGAGCTTGTGTTCTATCCCCTATTCTACATTGCTTTTTAAAGGGAAGATATCGTGAATCAGCAACCCTCTGTGGACTTTCGAGGAGCTGACATGGCTACAGCCCCACGGGGCAGGTTTCTGTGCCTAGTTTCCAACCTCCCGTGGAGGCATGAAAGCTAAGAAACCCCCTAGCCAGCTATGCCCACAGATCAGAGGGGAACTTGCCTGGATTTGGCAGTGGCCTGGATTCGGGCCACAAGTATAGTCCATCTACTTCACCAGGACTGGACTCTGAGAGCTCAGGTGATACCTTAGTCTCTGGGCCTCTACTCTGGGTCTACACTCCCTTCCTTGAGCCCAGAGAGCTCTCACCATGCAGACTGGGCCACATGCACAGAGGTCAGCTACAGGCAGTGGAGCCAAGATGACAGGAGCAGAGAGGGGCGTTACGAAGAGTCTCTCCGGGGCTAGAAGAGCAACGGGGCCAGAAGTTGACTTCGAGAGGAGGCGAGCTTAGCACTGGGTTCTTAGGATAGGGCCGGAGGCATGCGAGTGCTCATACCTGAGGTCCCCTGCGTGTTTCCGCATGTGCACACTGAGGTAGTGCTTCCACTTGGTGACATAACCACATTCAGTGCACATGTAATCCTTGGTGTTGGAGTGGGTCAGCATGTGCTTGGATAGGTAGCTCACGTCTCGGCAGGTGAAGTCGCACAGCTCACACTTGTGCGGTTTCTCGCCTtatgtgggggtggaggggagaggggagagaacaaAGGTCAGACATGGATCGAGTGAGTGGACAGACCACTTTCCCCAGCAAGCTCACCCTGGTGCCCAGCAGGAGTGAAAGCTGAGATGCTGATCACAACAGTCAATGCTGCTTCATGGCCATCTCAGATGTCTGCCCCTCCACCCCAACACCAATGAAGTGGGGAACTGAAGATCTAGCTTTTCAAAACTAGCTTTAAAGTCCATTCTGGATTTGTTACACAGCTTATTGGCACTAATGGCTAACTGCTCCACTTAGCCCAATTCCTTCCAGTTTTGtggaagagatggagaaaaaatTAGGCAATACAACACAGTGGTTAACAACTCTGACTCTGAAGTCCAACACAGTAATAAAGGTAGTAATAGCCAACATTTATATagtactaagtgccaggcacttgaGCACTTTATAAAAATGCCACCTCTTactgaatcctcacaacagccctatgagaTAAGGGTTAtgattaccccattttacagaggaaggagctgaggcacagagaaaccagagagctATTAAGCAttggttcaaaccccagcttactactgtgtggccttgggtaggTCATTTAACccctctaagtctcagtttcctggtTTCCAAAAAGGGGGAAACAAAAATACTGACCTCACATGGTTGATATGAAGTGCTGGCCCACTCATTTATGACATGTCTCAGAGTCCTCAGCGGTGCCCAGCAAGGACTCAAGGACAAGCTGTCCCTGTAGTTGGTCAAGACCTGGCACTGAGAAGAGAGGCTGGGGCCATGTTCCTTCAGGACCCTTCCCTGTtatccctgccctccctcccaaccCCTCTCCCTATCGTCAAAGGCAAGCAACATGGTGTTCTGGCTCTGGTTCTGATACTAGCTGTGTGAAACAGGCCATTTAAATGTTCAGGGTTTCTCACCTTTACCTGCCTTCTTTATAAGATTGTTATtatagattaaatgagataatacatatgaAAGAACTGTAAATTATAAAGTGCTACACAAGCACACCTTGGAGACtgcagttccagaccactgcaataaagcaaacaGCACAACAcagagtcacacaaattttttggtttcccagtacccataaaagttatgttcaaacactatactgtagtctattaagtgtgcaatagcattgtgtctggggggagggtatagcttagtggtagagcgcacacctagcatgcacgaggtcaagggtttgatccccagcacatccattaaataaaaaatgaaaaataataaataaataaacctaattatccccccaaaacaaaaatttttttaaaaagcattatgtctaacaaaacaatgtacataccttaatttaaaaatgctttattgctaaaaagtgctaaccGTCATCTGACAACACacggttgccacaaaccttcaatttataaaattgctaagcacaataaagtgaagtgcaataaaagaAAGTATGTCTGTATAGATGTGAGGTTTCAAGAAAGGCCTCAGAAAAATGAGACTTTGTGACTAAAGTCTGTATAGAAAGGAACTGTTTAACGGCAACAACAATGGCTTTGTCAAAAGCTGCCTAAAAACTGTTTCCACAAACTGAAGAATCTTTGATTAGATTTTTGTCTTGTCAATCTACCGATGCTGATATCACGATCACAAATGGGATGACGCTATAGCAGGAAGCCTGGTCTGGTTTTTATTTGAAGCATCAGTGATGCTGGTAACCAATTAAGAGTCTGAGTTGAAACACGTGCAACTTCCTGGTCACCAGAAGTGATCGTTTCAGTGTCATGGCTGCCAAGGCTATGAAGTATGTGGATGGCTCAGTCCCCTCACCCCATCTCTCACAGCATATCCCAAAACTTGAAATGCCAAGGAAGGTATCTGTCCTGGTCTGGGTTTCTTTGCTTTAATAGGCTGGATGTTGACCCTCCCAAGCCCGCCTAAGGGTGGGCAGAACTGGACAGGGCCTTAGAGGTGAGGCATAACAGCACAGTGGTTAGAGCACAGGCTCTGGatcagactgcctggattcaagTTGTAGCCTGATCCCTTTATGAGCTGAGTGACACTCAAGGTTCATCTGTGAACTGCAAATACTAGACTTACTTCTAGGACTAGCAGGCCAAATGAGACCTATGTAGTGTATGCAAAGCCCTCCCTGTGTCTGGTACACAGTAAAAGCTCCCATttgccatcatcatcaccatcatcaccattattacATGACtgcaggggtggagggaagacATCTCACCGGTATGCAGCAGCATGTGGCGGATAAGCACCCTCTTGTGGGCAGTGGCAAAGTTGCACTCAGGGCACTGGTGGATCTTCTCGTGAGCATGCATCTTGCCCACGTGGTCCTGGTAGGCCACCGGGTTGAAGGTGGCAAAGGGGCAGAAGGTGCAGCGCAGCTCTTCACTGCCAGGGTGGCCCTGCTTCTTGTGTTTGCGGAACAGGTGCTTGTTGGAGCAGGCGAAGTCGCAGTGGGGGCAGTGGAAGGCATAGTGGCTTTTGTGGTGGGACTCCATGGCTTCCGCCGTGGCGAAGAGCATGGGACACGAGTGATGGCGGCACTCCACGGCCCGCACCCCGTGGGTCTCCTTCAGGTGCTTTACGAAGGCCTTCCGGTCAGGTGCCGCATAGCTGCAGCCCTCCTGAAAGCAGTGGAGGGACAGcggctctgctgctgctgctgcggtgTGGCTCTTGAGGTGCTCCTTAAGGGCCTGGCTGAGGCGGAACTCCTCACGGCAGACAGGACAGGCATAGGTATCTGAGTAGAAGTTGGAAATGTCCTCATGCATGCTGGCCATGTGGCGGTTGAGTGCATTCCTCTCCACTGCGCTGTAATGGCACAGTGGGCAGCGGTGGGCCTTCTGGCCCAGCTCCCGCAGCAGGTGGGTCTTGAGCTTGCTCTTACTAGTGAAGAACTTTTGGCAGTTGGGGCACTGGAGACTGGGGTCTGGGAAGTGAAGATGTAGGTGCTCCACCAGATGGGTCCGCTTCTTGAAGCAGCGCTTGCATTCTGGACACATGTGGGTCTTGAAGAGAGACTCGGTGCCAGAAGCTGCATCCCCTGCGGGAGGAAAAGGCAGAGAGGGCTAAGAGTGAGATTCTTTGATAGGTCAGGGGTTGGCCAGATAATGGGAGAACCACGATTAGCCCAGACAAAACTTGCATGGCCTTGCTCCTTTCTCTTCAGGAAACCAAACAATAGCATCTCAAACATTATAGTCTTAAAGAAGAGACAAGACATTCAAGTATTTAGAGAAACAAAGTCACAAGGACTTCTCAGAACTTGCTGTGGTCTGAGTGAAGTACTGCCCCAGACACCCATTATTCCTGAGGCTTTATCTAGAGAAGCTGAAAAGAGCAATCCAGATGGAGCAATCTGTTCTTCCTGCCCTTGACCACAGGGACGGGCAGAAGGATCAGTAGGGTTGGTCGGAAGGAAAAGAACCCCACAGGGCGtgagcagaggagaaggaagagaaggtcaAGTACTCCTACTTCCAAACACTGTCTCACTGAGTTTGGGTTTATAGAGAGTTGGTAATAAATACAATCAGATCTTTCCTAGTCACCTGACAGTAAATATGCTCCCCGTGGGATGGGATTCAAATGTCATTCTACTGAGATGGAAAACTGGGAAGCAAAGATTCAGAAAAACAATCTTAGAGGGCTCAGTATCAGACAAGACAGCTTCCTGCCTGAGAAACACCAGCTCTGAAAGCAGACTCTATTTACTCCTACCCTGTGTTACCAGAGACTGTACCCATTTATCATTTTCCCACTAGACATGTTGAAGTGGAATGTTAAGAACTGAAGGATCTGAACCAAAGGTCAGAAAACCAAATCTTAGTGCCTCGATGCCAGGCCCCCACAGTCCATTCCTCCCTATCCATCATATCATTACCCTCCAATTGCTGAGCCCCCTGGCCTTTCCCCAGGGCTTTCTGAGAGTTCTTCTGGCTGCCACTCTCTTCTTCCTCTACGTCCTCCTCTTCAGCTGAATCCTGCCCAGGCATGGGTGTTCCTGCTTCCTCTGAAGGCTCTCCCTCTCCTGGGGACAGTCTGGGAGCTGCAGACACATAAAACTTGATGACTAGAGGAGCCAATGCAGTGCTGAGTGCTTGTACTTCTGCTCTTACTGGCTAGAAGAATCACTTCCAACTAGGTGGCATAAGGGCATCTTGGGTTGTAAAGTATATAAATTTATTCCCACTCAAGACAAAGACAGGAAGACCAGGAGCTCAGCGGTCAGTAATGCTCCAACCTAAAGTAAATCAAACTTCAGATAACACCAACCTCAGACCCCCTGAAGGTAAGAGCCCTGAGGTCactggagagggggagggggcagagaggtaGAGACTAGACAGATGAGACTATACTTCCTAGCTCAGATCACCGGAGCCAATGACTGGTGGCTTAGTACAGGTGAACAAACCCTGACCTCTAAACTTTTACTGAAAAACCCAACTCAGCAATTCAGGGGCACACCTTCTACCTTCAAATCCATCCCTTCTATCCCTCAACAGAGGCAGCTGCTTCAGTAAGGCAAAAACGTATGACTTTTTTTGCAGAAGAGGAATCTTCTCTTTGCATCAGAGCACAAATGAGTCTCAGCAAGCCAAATTCTCTCATCAGAATCCTGTTTTTTCTATTTCCCCCTGCTCCTCTGCTTACCCCATGCCCTTTTTAAGAGATGAAGAAGAGTAAGAATCACTGAAGCACTATCTTCCTtgaaggtttctttttaaaataaccccagcttctcctgcccAATCCCACTTGCCCTAACAGGAGTTTATAGGCATTCTACCAGTGGCTACAGCCACTGATGGGCATTTTAGCTTCTGCCCTCAGAAAGTTACAAAATGATCAGAGGAAAATATTGGTTAAGTAACTTCAAGGCCACAGTGCAGTCTAAGCCAAACTTCATTCACTGTCAAAAAGACTTCCTCTTTGTCTCATATATTCTGACCAGTCCAGGATTTCTAGAAGCCTTTCCGTGTCAGCCAGTAATTCTGTCCTTCTGAGccattactctggattctctcgTATTCATGCACATATTCACAGCACTAGAAACAACTGCCTCTCCTCAAGGCTGCTGGGCCCTTGGCCTCATACCTGGCAGCAGCTCCTGGGACGGAAGACCCTGAACAGCAGACAGTCCTCCCTGTGTCCCGGCTCCATGGCTCCGCTGATGCTGCCGGAAGAGTTTGATGTTGGAGCCCACGAAGCTGCAATGGTTGCAGTGGAAAGGGTAATGGGCCTGCCGGTGCAGCTCCATGCCCTGCTGGCTCCCGAAGACCAGGGGGCAGCCCCGGAAAGAACAGGGCACAGGAAGTGCTCTGTGGGTCTGCCTCAGGTGGTGCTGTAGACCCTTGCGATCTTGAGCGGAGAACACACAGCCAGACTCTGGGCAGGAGAAGGTGTCGGGAGTGCCCCGGTGAATCTTGAAGTGGCTCTTCAGGGCCTGGGGTTGGGCAAACTCCTGTCTACACACAGGGCATGGAAGGGGGCTATTTGGTGGGCTCTGGCCCTGTAGAGGGCCAGGAAGAGTGAGGTTGCTGGGGGGCAGCTCTACAGAGCACGGGGGGCTAGAGAGGCCATGCACAGGCTGTATAAGGGTCTCAGCGCACTGGTGCAGGGCCAGCAGAGCGGGCTCTGCGAAGCTCTGCTCACAGCGCTCACAGAAGTACACCTCCACCACCTTTACCAGGACACCTGCAGGCAGAGGACCGACAGAGAAAGGCACAGAATCAGATGGAACGAGACTCATAGGAGTTAGTTACCAGTAGAAAATGTAGGTGAATCTTTTAATATTCACGGAGTGGAGATGGACTTAAGTCTGGTTCTACACTTGGACTGTAAGCCCCTTAATGTCAGGGACAGTCTATCTTGCACATGTGTTTGGATTCCCAATACCTTACATAATACTTGGCACAAGTAGGTACTTGATAATTATTTGTTAAGTAAACGTAAAAAGCATTAACCAAATCCAGAAAGCTTTAAGACAATATATTTTGTCCAAATAAAAACTTAGAAActtccaaaagaagaaaatgacaatCTGGGGGTAATATTTGCAATATAAATGACAAAGTATTACTTTTATATTCTGTGAAGAGATTTTCAAAGGCATAGTAATTCATACAATGGAGGCCAAATCACATTCAAAATAATTGTTGTCATTTCTTAAGCAATAGGGAGGACCTTGACAAAGAAAGGCTTAGGAAACACTCTAGCCTGGTCCTCCAACTGTTCTTTGGGAAGAGGGACCTAGGATTCTGCGACGTTAAGGCCAATCTGCTTAGTAACGGTAGAGCCCAGGTTTGCCCCATGTTTATTCTGGTGgtcctttttctctttattatctttttgtttaaataaaaattcagtgcAACAATTCAAATGATACAGACATATATAAAGAATAATCATCCCCAATCCTCACACACATAGTTTGGTCTAGATCCTTTTAGGCTTTGGGGGGGTCATTTTTCTGCACTTAGCTTTTTTTCCATCTGCTATACAGCAAAGATATTTTTATCTacctcatatttttttttttgtccagttCATGGTACGCGTATggataaatcaaaatgaaattttgctCTTACTGATGGACTACTGCGTTGTTTCCAatcattataaataaagctgcatTATCCCCGTAATCTTGTGCATGCGTATGAGTCTTTCTATATGACAGATCCCTAGAAGCAGAATTACTGAGTCAgagaacacatattttaaaatttgttacatAGATAAACTGACCTTCAAAAGATTACACTAATTTATACTCTCCATAAACTGTAAGATAGTATCTGTTCCCCTACAGCCTCACCAACAGTagttttataaataatgcttaaTTTTTGCCAAAGTCAAGAAACAAAACTGGCATCTCATAGTTACTTTTAACTGGAATTTGCATATTAGTGAGATTAAGCTTCCTTACGGTTGTTgactttttacttctttattgAATTGAAtgtagatttctttttccttcttttaaaaaaacttttttttttattgtggagttctctgaattttaaagatactctttcttatatattataaatgtttttCCAGGTTTCttcttaatttattatttctttcaccACATCAAAGCttagaaatatcatatgatcaaATTAGCTAATCTTCCCAGTATTCTCTGTATACTTCCAAGGAAGGCTGGTACAACTGTAGCTGGAAGATGGCAGTTGAAAAATAGGAACattacctaaaaataaaaaggtgTAGAAAGGGGAGAATCTTTCTTCTAACATAAATATAAAGGTCCAACTCCTACTCTCAACGACATGCCTTGAATGAGTTAAGTACGTTATTTAAAAGAAACTACAGCAGGGGATACCAAGATTACTTCTAGGAAGTCCTGCCAAGCCCTGGGTGGTGGAGAGAGGCTGGGCCTTTTGCCTAATCCCTGGCTGTAGTTCCTGGGTGGGAGGTCAATATGGAGGAAAGAATCCCTGAGGACTATAGGAGTAAGAATTGGGCAGAGGTGTCAGAAAAGTCTTCCTTTCTGGATTACCGCCTAGCAGACGTGAAGCCCTCGCAGGGATAGACTGCCAAGAGCTTGGTACAAGGTTGTGCACCACCTCGTCAGCCTTCAATCAACATTCACCAACTGCAAATCAAATTACAACATCTCTAAGTATAAAAATAGGATGCTACCTCGTGTCTTCATCATATTTATATACAAGGATCAAAAATAGCACAGACAAAAACTCAGGGCTGCTTGTCCCACTGGCCTGCTAGCAACTGTGTTTGTACCTGGGGTCTCTCCAGGAGCACTGGGGGACAGGTTTCCAGCTACTGCTTCCACAATGATCTCCATATTCCCTGTGTCCTCTTCAGTTGCTGTGGTCTCTACCAGCAGGCAGCCTGGGTCAGCAGGCAAAGGTGGAGGGTTTCCAGAAGGACAGGGACTCTGGACAGGCTCCAGGAGTCCACGGttagagagaggtggggggatCAGCAATAGCTCAGGGCACAGTCCATCCATCTCTCCAGTGCTGTTGGCTGGCTGTGAGTCCAACACGGGCTCTGTCATCACCACCAACTTGTGTGCTATGGCCTCCGAAGTGCTGATAAACCAACcagaagaaaaaccaaacaaaatataattagatCTCTCACTTTCTTCCTAGTTGGTGTGGGTACAGAGCCCAGTGCCTGCCCAGTTAAGCATTTCCTTGTATGGCAGCATGCCACACCTAGTTAACCTAGAAGTGTTCTTTTTATGGCAAAGTTTAgaacaaaaagcataaaaatgacATTAGGGGTCAATACAGGAAAGAGACAAGAAATATGGCCAACATATTAAAGACTGCAGGTTATGTTTCTCGAAGCTAAGTGACCTTGGTCAAATCATTAAGCAACCTagatctcagttttcttatctgcaataACACTGGCTAGGGTCAAGGGATCTCAGAGGTCCCTTTCCCTCTTAACATTTTATGATCTCTCTATTCCTGAGCTCAAAGCCCTTCCTTCATGATAATCTGGCCCCTGCTGACCTTCCAGATTCATCTTCCACTTCTCCCTGCAACAGATCTCTGAACCAGTCATACCAATTATTTGCCACTCCCCAGATTCACCACGTTCTCTTTGGCTTCCACATCCTTTCACCTTCCTCTCTCTCGGCTTGCTGGGCCTTTTTGCCTTTGCCATCTTTCTTGTCTGGCTAACCGACTTAGAACTATCCTTTAAGAACCTGCACAAATGTCACTTCCACTATGATGGCTTCCTGACACTGTTTATCTAAGTCTCTCTCTCTGAGTTCCTAACGGCACCTTGTACACAGCTCTGTCAGAAACTGTTTCACACTGCACTGTTGTTTACTTATCAGTCTCCCTCCCTAGACCTGGAGC includes these proteins:
- the ZNF142 gene encoding zinc finger protein 142 isoform X1, with translation MTEPVLDSQPANSTGEMDGLCPELLLIPPPLSNRGLLEPVQSPCPSGNPPPLPADPGCLLVETTATEEDTGNMEIIVEAVAGNLSPSAPGETPGVLVKVVEVYFCERCEQSFAEPALLALHQCAETLIQPVHGLSSPPCSVELPPSNLTLPGPLQGQSPPNSPLPCPVCRQEFAQPQALKSHFKIHRGTPDTFSCPESGCVFSAQDRKGLQHHLRQTHRALPVPCSFRGCPLVFGSQQGMELHRQAHYPFHCNHCSFVGSNIKLFRQHQRSHGAGTQGGLSAVQGLPSQELLPAPRLSPGEGEPSEEAGTPMPGQDSAEEEDVEEEESGSQKNSQKALGKGQGAQQLEGDAASGTESLFKTHMCPECKRCFKKRTHLVEHLHLHFPDPSLQCPNCQKFFTSKSKLKTHLLRELGQKAHRCPLCHYSAVERNALNRHMASMHEDISNFYSDTYACPVCREEFRLSQALKEHLKSHTAAAAAEPLSLHCFQEGCSYAAPDRKAFVKHLKETHGVRAVECRHHSCPMLFATAEAMESHHKSHYAFHCPHCDFACSNKHLFRKHKKQGHPGSEELRCTFCPFATFNPVAYQDHVGKMHAHEKIHQCPECNFATAHKRVLIRHMLLHTGEKPHKCELCDFTCRDVSYLSKHMLTHSNTKDYMCTECGYVTKWKHYLSVHMRKHAGDLRYQCNQCSYRCHRADQLSSHKLRHQGKSLMCEVCAFACKRKYELQKHMASQHHPGTPAPLYPCRYCSYQSRHKQALLSHENCKHTRLREFRCALCDYRTFSNTTLFFHKRKVHGYVPGDQVWQLRCASQEPEEATQCPTPSPDSERSRQLSAQPEGPDHDPGTVVDPTLDQALPEVSEEDSARRQDSNEVSQGDDLVGSPSPAAVDEGSCTLHLEALGVELEPVADPPLEEITETAPVEFRPLDPSGPLSLEGPDGTLTELSTFESAGTSGMSVEEEPILEKPVSEPPRNPPSSEEPPNSWVGTLKATPPTETAPLPQFPESESLLKALRRQDKEQAEALVLEGRVQMVVIQGEGRAFRCPHCPFITRREKALNLHSRTGCQGRREPLLCPECGANFKQQRGLSTHLLKKCPVLLRKNKGLPRPDSPIPLNPLPSDTQASEDAEGGKPPPAPLEVEVLLAKDSPSELPGEPEKTEEPRATLSGSTALPAVNSSPTEAPEKFRFEQGKFHCNSCMFLCSRLSSITSHVAEGCRGGRGWGGKQGASQTQPVVSPLSSRDSAPLSSGDTECGPGDGDTALVPKQKGARFSCPTCPFSCQQERALRTHQTRGCPLEPSGELHCGLCPFSAPAAAALRLHQKRRHPTAAPARSPRPPLQCGDCGFTCKQSRCLQQHRRLKHEGVKPHQCPFCDFSTTRRYRLEAHQSRHTGVGRIPCSSCPQTFGTNSKLRLHRLRVHDKTPTHFCPLCDYSGYLRHDITRHVNSCHQGTPAFACPQCEAQFSSETALKQHALRRHPEPTPQAPGSPTEATEGPLHCSRCGLLCPSPASLRGHTRKQHPRLECGACQEAFPSRPALDEHRRQQHFSHRCQLCDFAARERAGLVKHYLEQHEETSAAAAASAEDGDAGQPPLHCPFCDFACRHQLVLDHHVKGHGGTRLYKCTDCAYSTKNRQKITWHSRIHTGEKPYRCHLCPYACADPSRLKYHMRIHKEERKYLCPDCGYKCKWVNQLKYHMTKHTGLKPYQCPECEYCTNRADALRVHQETRHREARAFMCEQCGKAFKTRFLLRTHLRKHSEAKPYVCNVCHRAFRWAAGLRHHALTHTDRHPFFCRLCSYKAKQKFQVVKHVRRHHPDQADPNQGVGKDPTTPTVHLHDVQLEDPSPPAPAAPQTGPEG
- the ZNF142 gene encoding zinc finger protein 142 isoform X2, encoding MTEPVLDSQPANSTGEMDGLCPELLLIPPPLSNRGLLEPVQSPCPSGNPPPLPADPGCLLVETTATEEDTGNMEIIVEAVAGNLSPSAPGETPGVLVKVVEVYFCERCEQSFAEPALLALHQCAETLIQPVHGLSSPPCSVELPPSNLTLPGPLQGQSPPNSPLPCPVCRQEFAQPQALKSHFKIHRGTPDTFSCPESGCVFSAQDRKGLQHHLRQTHRALPVPCSFRGCPLVFGSQQGMELHRQAHYPFHCNHCSFVGSNIKLFRQHQRSHGAGTQGGLSAVQGLPSQELLPGDAASGTESLFKTHMCPECKRCFKKRTHLVEHLHLHFPDPSLQCPNCQKFFTSKSKLKTHLLRELGQKAHRCPLCHYSAVERNALNRHMASMHEDISNFYSDTYACPVCREEFRLSQALKEHLKSHTAAAAAEPLSLHCFQEGCSYAAPDRKAFVKHLKETHGVRAVECRHHSCPMLFATAEAMESHHKSHYAFHCPHCDFACSNKHLFRKHKKQGHPGSEELRCTFCPFATFNPVAYQDHVGKMHAHEKIHQCPECNFATAHKRVLIRHMLLHTGEKPHKCELCDFTCRDVSYLSKHMLTHSNTKDYMCTECGYVTKWKHYLSVHMRKHAGDLRYQCNQCSYRCHRADQLSSHKLRHQGKSLMCEVCAFACKRKYELQKHMASQHHPGTPAPLYPCRYCSYQSRHKQALLSHENCKHTRLREFRCALCDYRTFSNTTLFFHKRKVHGYVPGDQVWQLRCASQEPEEATQCPTPSPDSERSRQLSAQPEGPDHDPGTVVDPTLDQALPEVSEEDSARRQDSNEVSQGDDLVGSPSPAAVDEGSCTLHLEALGVELEPVADPPLEEITETAPVEFRPLDPSGPLSLEGPDGTLTELSTFESAGTSGMSVEEEPILEKPVSEPPRNPPSSEEPPNSWVGTLKATPPTETAPLPQFPESESLLKALRRQDKEQAEALVLEGRVQMVVIQGEGRAFRCPHCPFITRREKALNLHSRTGCQGRREPLLCPECGANFKQQRGLSTHLLKKCPVLLRKNKGLPRPDSPIPLNPLPSDTQASEDAEGGKPPPAPLEVEVLLAKDSPSELPGEPEKTEEPRATLSGSTALPAVNSSPTEAPEKFRFEQGKFHCNSCMFLCSRLSSITSHVAEGCRGGRGWGGKQGASQTQPVVSPLSSRDSAPLSSGDTECGPGDGDTALVPKQKGARFSCPTCPFSCQQERALRTHQTRGCPLEPSGELHCGLCPFSAPAAAALRLHQKRRHPTAAPARSPRPPLQCGDCGFTCKQSRCLQQHRRLKHEGVKPHQCPFCDFSTTRRYRLEAHQSRHTGVGRIPCSSCPQTFGTNSKLRLHRLRVHDKTPTHFCPLCDYSGYLRHDITRHVNSCHQGTPAFACPQCEAQFSSETALKQHALRRHPEPTPQAPGSPTEATEGPLHCSRCGLLCPSPASLRGHTRKQHPRLECGACQEAFPSRPALDEHRRQQHFSHRCQLCDFAARERAGLVKHYLEQHEETSAAAAASAEDGDAGQPPLHCPFCDFACRHQLVLDHHVKGHGGTRLYKCTDCAYSTKNRQKITWHSRIHTGEKPYRCHLCPYACADPSRLKYHMRIHKEERKYLCPDCGYKCKWVNQLKYHMTKHTGLKPYQCPECEYCTNRADALRVHQETRHREARAFMCEQCGKAFKTRFLLRTHLRKHSEAKPYVCNVCHRAFRWAAGLRHHALTHTDRHPFFCRLCSYKAKQKFQVVKHVRRHHPDQADPNQGVGKDPTTPTVHLHDVQLEDPSPPAPAAPQTGPEG